Sequence from the Phragmites australis chromosome 11, lpPhrAust1.1, whole genome shotgun sequence genome:
CTTATTACATTGTTCAATGCATTTTGTGAATATTGCAACCTGTGAGTACCAACTGATGATGGTGTTCTTACTACATTCTTCATTTCCCTACTGTCATTCATATATGGAATTGCGTGGAACACATATCTGTCCATGTTTGTGTTATAGTTCATATGAACAATGTCTTTGTCTGTGCTTGTTGGTGACTGTCCAATCCCATGGTTTTTGTTAGTTGGGGACTTGCCAATTTAGGAGGTACTATTATATGTCATATGAACATAATTAGTTGCAATGGTGCAAATGTTCACATTATAGGATATGAACGAAACTGAATTGAAAATAGTGATTTGCAAAGGTGCATTTGCTACTGACTATAGGAAAATAAGTACTGTGGTTTAGGAAATTAAGTAGATAGATAAAACATGGATCATTGCTTCCATGCACTGTGGTATGATATAGATCATATAAGTTTTTGTAGTTAGCTGAACATGGTGCCATACTAAGGGTTTACTCCAATTTGTCTTTGAATTTCGACACTATGCTCGTTGATGAATGGCCTGGTTCTAGATGGACGCTCCGAGCTTGTGGCTCTTCTATCCATGCTCCAGGACAATGTGCAGGAGGCAACGCAAGccttgaagaaggtagccttgGACAATTTGACCGCGGACAGCTGCCCCGCGGCCATGGATATGAATCGGGCTCTACTTGAGGTTGAGAGCATAGCGCAAGACTTGGAACAGGTTGTGTTTCAGGTTCAAGATGCTTTGATCAGCGCTAGCGAACCTGAGCACTCAGGCACTGTTACCAGCCGTTGAGGAAGCCGCAAGATCAATGGCCACTGACGAAGATGACGTACTTCCCGATGACTGGAGCTCCGAAACCGTGTTGTGCCTTGAGTCCGAGGAGGACATTTCCATTGAGTCAGATCGATCATGGAGGCTGTAGGATGCTAGGTTGATTAGTGGCGACTATAAGCCGAAACATATATTTGTGTGTACTGTCAACTTGTTTGCAATAATGTTTTTAGACATGTTATGGAGCTCCTCTAATTGATCTGGAATGCAACATGTTGCAATTGTTCTATACATGGTCTCTGTATGTGCTTATTTGTAAGTGTGCAGGGACTCCATGGAGTATGCAGACTTCCTTCGAGGGGACAATGATGCTATTACATGGGACGATGTAGTACCCCTGACCCAAGAAGGCTTAAGCAGCACACAGCCCCCGGCGCCTGTGGTGCAGAGTCAAGATGCACCGACGGAGTTCGCCACTGCAAGTGGCCGTGGGCAGAGCTACTCCATGAAGGAAGATCTACTGCTTGTATCATCATGGCTAAACATTAGCATGGATCCCGTGGTGGGTTCGAACCAAAGTTTAGGCGCTTTTTGGCAGCGGATCGAGTCTTACTTCCACGACAACAAAGACTTCCCGTCAACTCGCAATAAGAAGTCATTGCAAGGGAGGTGGACATTCATCAATGGCATGGTCCAGAAGTTCTACGGTCACTACGCTCGGGCAATGCATGCTAGACGCAGTGGTACCACGGAGGGGGAGACGGTAAGATGTTTTATGCTGTCCTCCGTAGTTGGTTCTCTTCATTTGCTGCTTAGATATGAGTCCATTCGGTCATGACGATTTGTAGCTGCGCTACTTATCTGATGCCCGATTTACATACTTTTTTGGTAGGAGTGAATACCTAATCTATGTCTTATTGGGACATACTAGTGCTGCATCTTTATGTATCAATTAATTTGACATGTCCAAAAAGAAATGGTGAAGATGTTTTCTATCTGCGATGTTCCAATCATCATGTGCCTTCTGGCACACAATTGTACGGTTAGAGATTAAATGTGTTAATGAATATGTTGCCAATATCACGTATTCATTGGAACACAAATGTCCAATGGGAAATAAACTTGAAGGTCAGCTATGCCATGAtatatttggaaaaaaagaTTTGCTGATCACAGATGTCATTATTTTTACAATCGTCATGACCTTCCAATGAACCATGCATGAAATGTTTACACAACTGGATTGCTTACGATTTGGTTTCTGTATGTGCTGATCTGAGGTCATGACATACATCATAGAGCAGCTCCTAAGCAAACTGATTTGACATTCACATATTGTTATGACAAGCGTTGCAAACTTATTTCAGATTGTGGAGGCGTGCAAAATGTTCCAGGCCGTGGAGCATAAAGAGTTCACGTTGCTTCCTTGTTGGCGTGAATTGAGGCACCATCCAAAGTGGCAGTCCGAGGTGTCGCgaaagaagcagaagacgtTCGGCGGAGGTGAAGCTAGGAGCCCTTCTTCCACTCATAACGTGCAATCGTCACCAGTTGCAGGTGCCCCGGAGGAAGCAGCATGCGAAGGCGTGGCAAGAGCTAGACGTCCTACTGGAAGGACCTGGTCCAAAGAAGTGGCTCGAGGTTCAACCTCGTCGAACTCTGCTTCGGCCCCAATGAAGGACATTTTTGACAGGCAATTTTGTTTGAaggaaaaaattgagaaggataGGGCGAAGAGGTTTGCAGAGATGATGAATGTAGACCGGCAGCGCCTTCGGCTAGAGGAGGAGTGCATGCAACTAGAGAAGGTGAAGGATGAGATGAGGATAATGAACATGGATCTTTCGCAAATGGATGATGACCAAAAAGAGTATTACAAAAGTCTTCGCCAGAGTATTATTGCTGCTAGGCGGCCCTCCTCTGGTTCTTTGTTTTGAGACTTAATGTTAGCTAAACATTCGTACGGTACCTTTTATGTTTGTGTGTTTGTTTGAGACTTAAGGTTTGCTAAACATTCGTATGGTACATGTCCTGGTTCTGAGTTTGTTTGAGACGTTATGTATTGCTTGCTAAGTTCAACATTCTTATCCCATTATGCAATGCTTCATAGATTTAATTCATGTTACCACAATGCGAGAAATACAGTACGAGACACATTACAATGCACGAACCGTACAATCCAGTACCCATACGCCACTACATGGAATGCAGTAACTAAGGGAATCCTAATGTTACCATGACACTATCAGTCACCTCCGTGTAACTGCCACAGATGTTCGACTAGATCATCCCTGAGATGAAGATGGTACTGCTTGCTTCGAATAGCATTGTAACGTTGGCTCAACGCCATCAATGGTGGGGTGATGTCATGAGAAGGCTGGACGTCCTCACCTGCTCCCTCGTACATGTACTCCACATCTTCGTCTTCACGCTCGTCttcgattatcatgttgtgcatgattaTGCATGCGGTCATGATGGAGGACAGAGTTTCCTCATCCCATAACCTCGTGGCCACCCTGACAATGGGAAACCGCGACTGGAGGACTCCGAAGGCGCACTCCACATCCTTACGAGCCGCCGCTTGTTGTACGACGAAGTGTTGGCGCTTCCTGCCGACAGGCACCGGAATGGACTTCACAAACGTGGCCCATTCTGGGTAAATTCCGTCAGCAAGGTAGTACCCCATGGTGTAATGGTGACCATTGATGGTGTAATTAACCTTTGGGGCCTCACCGGTGGCAAGGTCGTCGAGGAGATGCGACCGGTGTAGGACATTGATGTCGTTCAGCGAACCAGACATGCCGAAAAAGGCATGCCAGATCCACAGGTCGTGCGACGCTACCACCTCGAGAATGATCGTCGGAGCATTGACATGCCCAGTATAAGACCCTGCCCACGCCGTGGggcagttcttccacctccaatgcataCAATCAACACTTCCTagcatcccggggaaccctcTGCGCGAGTTGATGGCAAGCAAATGCGCCGTGTCCTCCTCATTAGGAGATCAAATGTACTCATCGCCAAATGCCTCAACGACAGCATGGACGAAACGACGCATGCTCTCAATGATGGTGCTCTCCCCTAGACGAAGGCACTCATCTAGAGAATCGGCCGGTGCATCGTAGGCTAGCATACGAAATGCCGCAGTCACTTTTTGCAATGCGGGTAGCCCAAGCTCGCCAGCTGCGTTTCTCCTCTGCTGAAACCAGGGGTCCTTCTCTTCTGCCGCCGCAACAATCTTCAGGAAGATGTCGCGTTTCATCCGGAACCTGCACCAACATACATGATTACGAACAACATGCAAATTTTTAAAACATAGCCCTTGCGAATGTGGAGCGTGGCTGTTTGTAACAATACCTGCGCCAGAATATGTAGTCGAGGTACATGGGGGGATCCGCAAAGTAGTCGTTGAACAACCTCATATGGCCCTCCAGCCGGTAACGGTTGATGCGCTTCCGACCTCGCACTGAGCCGCCCCATGGTCGCCTCTCCGATTCCTCCAGGTCGGCTTGCCAGGCTCTCATACCCTCCATGAACAaatcatcttcctcatcggacGAGTCGTTGGACGAGAAACACAGCTCCCTCAGGTATTCCTTCCAGGCTTGGCGAGGATCCATTTCGGTGGCTTGCAATTCTAACACTACTCCGGCCTCTTATTTATAGTGCTTCGCTCAACCTTCTGAAGGAAGCAACCTCACTTACTTCCACAGGAAGCCACTACTCCGAAACCTTCCTCTACAAGCCAAGTTGTCTTTCGCAGCAAGCTGGAAGAATTACCATGATCATAACCATACATATATTTACGAATATATTTATGAATGTTAAAAAAACAATGCTGGTATGGCGGTTAAGGCTGTTGGAGAAATATCATTTAAAAACAGGAAAGAGAAAATAGAGGACGAGATATAAGGTTCCTGCTGGAGATGGAAGGAATGAGGGAGGCTagaatagtgataggggatgctgtaatagtgttttagtGGATCCGATTTTAGGGTacctgctggagatggcctaatgGAGAGGGTGGTAGTGGCAGCCTAGTCGGGGGGTACCCGTCGTTGAGTTGTGGAGGACTTTGAAGAAGGACCCCTCTAGAAGGGCTCCGCTCCCAGCGATAGCTTTTGCTAGGGCATCAGCCTCTTAGTTATCCATGTGTTGTATGCTTCACACTGAGATGCCACAGAAGGATACCCCGGCTTTGTGTATGGCTTCGAGGTACTTCACAAGGTCTGAATGCCAAGCCTAGAAGCTCTTATCAACATGCTCGACGACAATCTAAGAGTCTGCCTTGACGAGGAGCCTGGCGGCTCCTAAGGCACAGGACTTCCGGAGGTCCAAGAGGATGGCTTCATATTCGGCGATGTTGTTGGTTGTCATGAATTCCAAACGGGCAATGAACGCGGCTCCCCAGCCGGTCGGGGAGATGAGAACTGCTCCGACCCCAGTGTCAGTGGACTCATATGCCCTGTCAGTGTATATAATCCATATATCTTGGGGCGAGGTTGCTGGGGAGCCTTGCGTTGGGgggagtccattcggcgatgaagtcagCAAGGATCTGCAACTTGATAGCCGACCGAGCCACAAACTTCACCGCAAAGGGTGCTAATTCCACAACCCACTTGCTTATATGTCATGTCGCCTCGCAATTATGTAACATGTCACCCAACGGGTACGAGGTTGGTATGGTGATATCATGGGCGAGGAAGTAATATCGGAGCTTATGTGAGGCCATCAGGAGTGCATATGCTATCTTCTCGAGCTCGGTATAGCATGTTTTGGCCCCAGCTAGGGCTTCCAAAATAGAATAGACCGCCCTTTGCCCAGAGCGTCCCTCACTCTGCTCCTCCTGCACGAGTACCACACTTACATCGGAGGCAGAGGCAGATAAGTACAAGAGGAGCCCTTCGCTAGGAAGGGGTATAGCTAGTGTCTTGAGCTTGGAGAGGTGGGTGTTGAGGACCTCAAAGGTGGCCTGGCACTCGCCGTCCATCTAAAAGGTTTGGAGTCCCTCAGTGATTTGAAGAAGGGAAGGTTCTGCTCGGCAGATTTGGTGAGGAAACGGTTGAGGGCTGTGAGGCACCCGGCCAAGCGCTGGACCCCCTTCTCATCGGTGGGGGTGACATTTCTATGATGGCACATGTTTTACCaaggttggcctcaatgcctctcCTGGAGACCAGATACCCCAGTAGTCTGCCAACTTTTGTGCCAAATACACACTCCTCCGAGTTGAGCCACATGCCTGTAGTCcggaggctatcaaatgtttcttgaaggccagcaatgtgGTCAGCCTATAGCTTGCTTTTCACGATGATGTCATCCACGTAGGCCTCCATGTTGTGGCCCAACTGTTGCTCCAGGATTTTGCGCAATAGGTAGGAGAAGGTGGCTCCGGCATTTCGAAGACCAAAAGGCATCCGAACGTAATAATACACCCCAAATGGGGTAATGAAACTAGTCTTGCCCTCGTCCTCTGCGACCATCCATACCTGGTGGTATTCAGAGTCCACGAGCTGGTTGATGCGAGGGAGTGGGTACGGATCTTGGGGGCAGGCTTTGCTGAGTGCtatgaagtcgatgcacatatGCCACTTCCCATTGGGCTTAATGACCAGGACAGGGTTTGATAGCCACTCAGAGTAGATGACCTCACGGATGACACCAGATTTTAGCAGTTTTTGGACTTCCTCCTTAGCGACCTCTGCCCATTCGGAGGATAGCTTATAGAGCACCTAGCGCATGGGCTTTGCTCATGGGTCGACTCGGAGGGTGTGCTCGATGATGCGGTGGTCGATGCTGGGGAGGTCTTGTGGAGACCACGCGAAGACATCGATGTTGTCATGTAGGACGGTTAGGAGCCGAGCTTCCTGCTCCAAAGCGAGGTCCGCCCCGATCTGAAAAGTTCAGTTGGGGTAGCCCGAACATGATAGAACTTGCCTGACGTCCCTCTCCGGCTTCGGCCTCAGGGCGCCTTGGTGTCCAAGGTATGTCAAATGGGGTTCTTCGAGGGGCTCCTTGGCTACATTGTGAACATGACGGCTGTTGAGTGgggcagggtgcccatactcgatgcgcctagccaggtctGGATTGCCATGGATGGAGATCAGCCCCTGAGGACTAGGTACCTTCATGAAGAGGTAGTTATGATTGGGAATTGCACCAAGCTTGTTTAGAGTCCCTCAGCCTAGGATGACGTTGTACACATAGGGCACATCCACCAGTTCAAATGTGATTATCTCGGTACGCAAAGTGGGAGCCCCGACAAAGGTGACTGGAAGTTCTATTTGGCCCATGGTGTCCAGGGAGGGCCCCATTAAACCCTTGAAGGGGCCTCTGGGCTAGAGTGAGCCGGTCTCACAGGATGCGAAGCTGATCAAAGGCATGCATGAAGAGAAGATCGGGGAAGCTTCCCCCATTGACCAGTACCCTCCGGACTTCGATGTCAACAATGTTGACTACGATGATAAGGGCATCAGTGTGCGGGAATTTCACCCCATCAGCATTATCGAGGGTGAAAGTCATGTGGGCCTCGGCCCATCCGTGGTcttgacaatgaacatgggTTTCCCCGACATGGTTAATACCATGCTTGTAGTCCTGCCTTTGCCTCTCCGAGGAGCCCTCGGAGGCTCCCCCTCTAGTTATGGGTAGGACCACATTTCTAATCCGGTTCCCTCTCTCGTCATGCTGCATCGCGAGTgcgaaggtggaggaggcaaggcCAACTGAGGAGGGTTTGGCAAGGACAAGAGATCTACCTGATAGCCCGTTGCAGGCCTATGGCCTCTAGCCCACTCATCTCTGGACCCATCTCCCATCACGTGCACGGCCTACCACTCAAGGTATTCCCCTTGGAATATTACAAGGGTTCAGTAGTCCTTCGTGTTGTGGGCTCACCTGGCCCCGTGCAGGGTGCATTAGTACCCCTCTTCGGGCTGTTGGCTGGGGTCGTGTTGCCGCCCAGGGACCGCGCCGAGGCTCCCGCGATGGCATCCCCTAGCCTGAGGTGGGTTCAGAGCCCCTCGGACGCGGTTAATGTTGTGGATGCCGTGTCATGGGCGTTGTCAGGGCCTGCGCCCTTTAGAGCCCTCGGCCTCCTCAGAGCCCCTTTTCATTGGAATATATGGAGGGGCTCGGGAGGACCGTACTTGCGAAGTTGATCTTGCAGGTTCGATGGAGGGGTCTAAGATGTCCTTCGTGGTATCATGATGGAGCCACTCCTCCATGGCTCGAGCGTATTTCTCAAACTTGCACATGTGGGCATTCATTGTGCACACCGGGCGCCAGTGCAACCCATCGAAGAGTGGTCCGGAGGCCAAGCCCTGGGTCACCATGTCTATGACTGACGACTCTGACATGCCCTTTATCTGGGCCTTAGTTTGGGCGAACCTTCGAAAGTAATCCCGGAGGGTTTCTCTCAGTTGTTGCCTGACGGTGAACAGGCCTTAGGCTGCTAGAGGTGACTAGCTCAATGAAGGTCCCCTGGAAGTTGTTACAGAAGGCGTCCCAGAGCTGGAACCAGGTGTAAATGGACACCGGCTCCAACACCCAAAACCACAGGAGGGCTACTCCCTCCAAGGCGAGTGGGAGATACTTGGCCATGATGGTCTACCCGCCTCCGTTGGCCTCGATGGCAAGAGCATACGAGCGGACAAACTTCTCTGGGTCCGAATCGCCCCTAGATTTGGGATGTTTGGGGTCTGAAACCCGTCTAGGAAGGGCACGGCTTGCAGGCCCTCATGCAGGGGTGAGTCTAGAGTCAAGGAATGGAGCTTCACCCCTGAAGAACTCGGGGCTCAACCGCATGCGGATTGTTCGAGGGTGGCGCTCGAGGGCGATGAGGGGCACATGTGACGCCCTCGGTGACTCCCGAAGCTCGGAGCCCTATGGCGTTGGCCGTTACAGGGGTGACCTCAGCTACAACTGTGGTCAGATGCATGACCTGAAAAGGGCCAGCTGTAGCTCTTCCAGTTGGGCCCGAAGGGCCACCACATGTGCATGTTGGCTAGTGGCGGCGGCTTGTACAACTGCGATCTCAGCTGCAACCCCTTGAGGTGCCACAATGTTGTCATCATGCTGCTATTGTAAGGTCTCTGAACCGATAGGGTCCACAGCATAAGCCACAGTCGGGACCATGGCCACACCGGCGATGGTCATGGCGCCCTTGTTCCGCCCGAGCGTGGACTCATCGTCGCTCTCGGTTGGGGTGTTAGTAATGACGTAGTGCGCATTTGGCCACGGCTACCATGTGGATTTTCGCGCATGTGTGGCCATGGAGCTAGCCGCTCGGGCCGCCACCTAGGTGGTCTTTTTCTTCAGTAGAATCCTACCTCTCCTAGTGCTTCTACGCTCCTCACGGACAGTGCCAGCTgttgttgaaaaaaattatcttccacgaacaaggTGTGGTGAGAGTCAAACTCACTAGAgcgactcaagcttagagaagtAGTGGGGAGAAAAAGTATGCCTTTGTAGTTCTTAGAAATTTTCATCCCTGGCACCGTGTGCCCATGGTCAGTATATACATTGCCTTTTTGAGCGTATGGTTACAAACATGCCTCTACCAGCGATAGAGATATGAGCTACTACTGGTACAACTGGGCTACATGGCCAGTTTAGTAATACATCGCCCAGGACAGAGGCAAAAATATCGACCACGCAGATGACACCACCCAACCGTGGCAGTCACAATACCGGCGAGCGGTGCTTGGTCGGTCACCAAATATGGCACCAATCTTGTCCGGTGTGTCAGGACAGTAACCACTTGCACTAGTGCGTTAGGGCGGCCACCACTTGACTGGTCATTAAATGCTAATCATATCATGGTAGATATCACGTGGTCGGTGGGCCCACCCCTGCTAGTCTTACTGGGGGGTCCTCGCCCCTCCCCGAGCCTCCGGGGGTCCATAGCCTCCAGTGATAACGACCTTCGAGCCTTGAAAGGCCCCGAAGGCTTGGGTCACCAAGACCACTCCGAAGCCTAGGTGTTCCAGAGGGGTCCTGAGCATGATGGTCTTCGGTCCTAAGCGGGAGGAGTAAAGGGGGACAATCCTTGATGGCGAACCTCCAACAGAGCTATTTTGGCATGTGCTACGAACCGCGGTTGGGCTCTTTTAGCGTGTGCCATCCGATTGTACTGAATTAGAAAGTGAGTTTCTAGAATGCTCCAGATATGCCATATGTTCTAAAAAGGTTGTTCTTTTCCCAAAGGTGCCTTTCTAAACCACCATCTTTAGAGTAGACAGCACTAGGATGCATATATACTATATACTAAAGCGTTCGGAACTCGGCGAGCTCCCAGGAGTCCAGCTACTGTAGTTTCCTGTAGCACTTCCCCGCGATGTGGTCCTCGGTCCCCTCGCTAGCTTCCACCTCGCGTGAAGTCCAGTTCCACTGCTTCCCCCCTGGCGAACCCCAGATGCCGTATATTCTCCAAATCAGATGCTTAGTGCCAAGCTTTTTTGGATTACTTGAAGATAGCCTGCTCATGTGTATGCATTTAAAAACTCCATACTTGGAATGAAGCTGAGCCTGGAGTTtgttgattaaaaaaaatcatgcaacCTTCCTTATATTTCCATATTGTAAATGATTACAACAAAAAATACAGACGACTCATGAGTATAGGAATTCCTATTTTTGGGGAATAGCTATGAACACTTGAACAGAGAAAATCCATATGTGTTTGATGCTCTGTTACTAAATAAATGTTTATAATATCATGCCATTTTCGTTCCTCTAGGCATCAAAAAATCTAATCCCATTTGTTTCATCTTTTTTTGACAAGTACTGCTGTTATGCCACTACTCCAAAACTAGAATAGTTTGCTGTGACTACTTCAATGCAGTTTTGTTAGGTTATAAAAGTTTCTGTAGCTCTTTTTTTTCGTTATCTACTACCAATTATTATGCTGTCTATTATGTGCAAGCATTATGAACACTGTCATTTACTGTTCCAA
This genomic interval carries:
- the LOC133884075 gene encoding uncharacterized protein LOC133884075 gives rise to the protein MDPRQAWKEYLRELCFSSNDSSDEEDDLFMEGMRAWQADLEESERRPWGGSVRGRKRINRYRLEGHMRLFNDYFADPPMYLDYIFWRRFRMKRDIFLKIVAAAEEKDPWFQQRRNAAGELGLPALQKVTAAFRMLAYDAPADSLDECLRLGESTIIESMRRFVHAVVEAFGDEYI
- the LOC133884073 gene encoding glutathione S-transferase T2-like, with product MEYADFLRGDNDAITWDDVVPLTQEGLSSTQPPAPVVQSQDAPTEFATASGRGQSYSMKEDLLLVSSWLNISMDPVVGSNQSLGAFWQRIESYFHDNKDFPSTRNKKSLQGRWTFINGMVQKFYGHYARAMHARRSGTTEGETIVEACKMFQAVEHKEFTLLPCWRELRHHPKWQSEVSRKKQKTFGGGEARSPSSTHNVQSSPVAGAPEEAACEGVARARRPTGRTWSKEVARGSTSSNSASAPMKDIFDRQFCLKEKIEKDRAKRFAEMMNVDRQRLRLEEECMQLEKVKDEMRIMNMDLSQMDDDQKEYYKSLRQSIIAARRPSSGSLF
- the LOC133884074 gene encoding uncharacterized protein LOC133884074, coding for MLGSVDCMHWRWKNCPTAWAGSYTGHVNAPTIILEVVASHDLWIWHAFFGMSGSLNDINVLHRSHLLDDLATGEAPKVNYTINGHHYTMGYYLADGIYPEWATFVKSIPVPVGRKRQHFVVQQAAARKDVECAFGVLQSRFPIVRVATRLWDEETLSSIMTACIIMHNMIIEDEREDEDVEYMYEGAGEDVQPSHDITPPLMALSQRYNAIRSKQYHLHLRDDLVEHLWQLHGGD